The Sparus aurata chromosome 10, fSpaAur1.1, whole genome shotgun sequence genome includes the window ACCCTCCACAGACGTGGAGGTGAGTCTTGTAAAGGAGGAGAACCCTGCTGGTTCTGAAGAGGATGTGGGGCCTTCAAGGCTTCATGGCTAGATGAATGTCTTGTGGTGGTCCTCGGCCTCAGGCCAgcatctgtgtctctgctgcctcCCTACAAACTCTCCTCTTCAACACAGCCTACAACCACCAACACTCTCTGTTCTCAACCACTTCCACTGGCTGTGTGAGTTTATATATGAGACAACCGACCTCAACCACCAATCATAACGAAGCGTTTGCCCTGGAACCACGCCCAACCACCAATCACAACGAAGCCTTTGCCCGAGAACCACGCCCAACCACCAATCACCAATCACAACGAAGCGCTTGCCCGAGAACCACGCCCAACCACCAATCACCAATCACAACGAAGCGCTTACCTGGGAACCACGcccagtttgtgtttgtgtgtgtgtgtgtgtgtgtgtgtgtgtgtgtgtacaggtctGCCCTCTGAATTTGCATAGCTACTGTAGATGCTGGGTGCGTGTGTGCAGAGGTAACCGATCAGAGCGCAGTAAGCAATGTGCCAGCAGTCTAGAGGTTTGTTACCTGACCGTGTGTTCAGAGGTCTACTGGTGTTAATATGCGAGaggagaaagatgaagaaaacacaacctcattgGAGGAGAGAACAACCTGAGAAACCACGTGTAGAGAAGGAGTTGGTGTAAAAGGAGGACGtgacccaaacacacacactcaccaacaGTCTGACTGTACAAACAGAACCAGATCAGCATCATCAGAGCTCCTGTGCTGCCTGAAAGTGCTGCACATATAACATCTTGATAAAGTTACCTGGATCAGGTGAAGCTTTAAGTGGCCTGTTGATATGTTCAGTTtgcaaagaggaaaagaaatgaaGGTGGAAGGAAAGTTAGAGAAGTttactctgcagctcctcagtcctcagtctgACTGGACCACATGTGTAGAGAGAGCAGATTAATGTCTggagagaattcacagagagtCATCAGGAGAGTTGACGGCATGTTATCTTCTGTGGATTGTGGCAAAGAACttacagaaagaagaaagattTCCAGTAGAACACATCTGTATTCTCTCACTACAGAAGCAGTATAGAGTTGTGTGGAAGTCTTGTTCAAAACACTCAGAAGTGTAAATCATCAGCTCCCGGCCTCTGTAGGATCAAAGTGTTGGGTTACACTTCATGGTACAGTAGAGAAAGCTGCTGTATGGATTGTTTTaacttcagtctgtgatctgAATGATTCCCAACAcagcacagaggtcagaggtcaggtcaGCTCTTTACCTTGTAgcagcagcgtgtgtgtgtgtgtgtgtgcctgaatgaaaacaaacacacacacaccctgctgacacacatccacacagctgTATATAAACTCAAACACTCAAAGACGTACAGCAGTAGATACCCTCTAACCAGTGTGGTTGGTGGAGTTTTACACCACACACCCTGAGACTACATGACAGCCTCAGTAACTCTGCTGATGATTCATACTCCAGCAATTGTTCCACTCTGCTTGTGGTTTTCATCCTGCAGATCAGATGAAGCTTTAAGTTAATATGTTCAATATGCAAAGAGGAAAGAAATGAAGGTGGAAGGAAAGTGACAGAAGTTTattctgcagctcctcagtCTGATGTGTAGAGAGAGCAGAAATGTCAGCGTTTGTCACAAGGAACTTAAAAGAATGTAGAGTGATGACCTTTACCACATCTCACTTCTGTTCCGGACTGTGGTGACTGTTGTGAGTCTTCAGGTGCAGCTCGAGCAACATCGTAATCACACAAGAGGAAACTAGAAACTAACTGGTTTCCTCTTGTGTGATTATGATGTTGCTGAATGAAAACACGCCCACACACCCCactgacacactgctgcacactcTGCTGCACACTTGTGTTGAAAGTAAAGTCCCGGCTGTGTGCTGACGTTCAAACCTCACAGCTACCttcactgagctgctgcaccCCGACACACCGTCACAGCAATCCTCTCAAACACAggaatgtgtgattattttgtgggtttttctttaaacaaaaactgagagaaaactttctcttccttcagtcacagttTCATTAAACTTAAGCAGACTACAAAAGAGACAAGAAGAGCGTTCTGTTGATCAGGCTAAACATAGCAAACAAGGAGAATCCTGCAGTATCAGAGGACGTCTACAGCTGAGATACCTCAAAGCGTCGTAACGATCGTTACTAGTTTGTTGCAGaatgacagtttttttctttttctttcaatgGATTTTTTATTGAGCATCAACACTGGAGGTTATACATTTACAAACAACATTCGGTCTGAAAACAGAGACAGGACAGCATAACGTCATGGAAATATGgagaaaactgaagaaaatgtgccttttttaaagttaaaaacatATCAGTGAAAATGTCAAGATACATTAAAACAACGCCACAGaaatcagagacacacagctgtTGGCTGGGACACCACACTGGCAGGATTGGAATTATTATTACATTGTAAACTTTTTGTAATGTGTCAAATATTCTGGGCCAAAAGTTCATCATTTCTGGGCATGGCATCAAACTGCAGTCTGTATTTGATGGATTTAAGTGTTGGCTGTTGattccatttgttttttttgtttatggaaTCAAATTCTGGACTTGAGGACCCCCGTTGGCTTGAGGCCCAGCAGGATTCCCATTGGTCAGAAGTCCCAGGTCCAGTTCTCCACCATCAGGTCCAGGTGACACATCTGGTGTGCAGAACTTCAGCCTCCAAACTAAAAAGCAGCAAAGAGCCCAAAGCACAGACGTCACAGCTGCTGTAATGATGACAGTGGTCCAAGTCTCCATCCTTTCTCCAGTGGTTCCCTGATCagccacagagaggaaacaaacagaacatcaCATTCAGAGCTGGTGGGACACCATGACACTGACATGGAGCAGGTTAAACATGGTGCAGCTCTCTGACAGAACACATGTGTTGGGATCATGTAATGAAACATCCTGCAGTACTGGGAGGGATTCAGTTTGTTCCCCAAATCTGTTGATGATTTCGGCACATGTGCAGTATTAAAATGATGCCGAATTATCTCTGAGCTCTTCCTGTTACTATTGTACCCTGGATGTGTGGACAGCTGTTACTGAATCACGCTGATACAGAgggaaacttaaaaatgtgagaaTCCTAAAGCAAGTTCTGCAGGTCGACTGAGCGGCTTTCTTTGTGTCAGATTTCCCTCATCTGTTAATGACTGCAGGTCAGGTTTGACAGGTGAACTGCTCTGTTAACATAACGGAGCTGCTACCTGACACACCTACAACCCATGATGCCCTGCGTCTAACAACCTCGCGCgcccagcctctctctctctctcaattcaatttcaatttcaacaagctttattggcatgactgtggttcacaatattgccaaagcatacaggattacaaaaaaaaagtaaacaataataatgatgataataacaacaacaataatagcaataataacaacaatagtaAACAGAGTATCAGTATGCAGGTAAGAACCCAGTCAGCCTCGCGCGCCCAGcctctcaattcaattcaattcaattggctttattggcatgactgtaTACAATACAATGTTGCCAAAGCATCTGAATACAAGTTATAACAAAATagacagaataaacaataatcaagaataaaacaatatttaacaataataaactaTAATTAATAAGCAATAGTAAAAGAAAAGGGCATGGAGAACAAGAGGGGCTATGGAATGTAGGTAAGAGTAACTTACTAGAGAgtaacctctctctctccctcaaccCGCGCTCccagccactctctctctctctctctgtctgtctcaaacCCGCGCtcccagcctctctctctctctctctctctctccctcaaccCGCGCTCccagccactctctctctctctctctgtctgtctcaaacCCGCGCtcccagcctctctctctctctctctctctctccctcaaccCGCGCtcccagcctctctctctctctctgtctgtctcaaacCCGCGCTccaagcctctctctctctctctgtctgtctcaaacCCGCGCtcccagcctctctctctctctctgtctgtctcaaacCCGCGCTccaagcctctctctctctctctgtctgtctcaaacCCGCGCtcccagcctctctctctctctctctctccctcaaccCGCGCTccaagcctctctctctctctctgtctgtctcaaacCCGCGCTccaagcctctctctctctctctctgtctgtctcaaacCCGCGCtcccagcctctctctctctctctctgtctgtctcaaacCCGCGCTccaagcctctctctctctctctctctgtctgtctcaaccCGCGCTcccaacctctctctctctctctctccctcaaccCGCGCtcccagcctctctctctctctctgtctgtctcaaccCCGCGCtcccagcctctctctctctctctctctctctctctctctctcttcatacATTTGTGTTCTTTAACTGGCACAAATGTCTCTGGAACCGTGTGCGTAATTACGCGCGTCTCCCTGCAGAGAGTGAGCGGTCAGACTTACATTCAGAGGTGGGTCCAGGTGTGTCCCAGTGTCCGTCGTCTCATCAGCAGTTCCCTGATCagccacagagaggaaacaaacagaacatcaCATTCAGAGCTGGTGGGACACCATGACACTGACATGGAGCATGTTTTGTACTACGTGTGCTCTTTTATCAGTTTCAGAAGCTTCAGTGTTGTAGCTTTATTCTCTTTATAATAAAGGAGGCTTACAGGTGTGGCGGTGGTCTGACCCGGGTCTTGATCCAGGACCTTGATCCTCCAGGCAGAGagacttcttctttttccatcttttccctCCACATATGCAAAGTAATCACCCTGGTCCTCTGGCTTCACCCGCTGCAGGGTCGGAGTCAGGTCTCCGTGTCTCCTCCAatcagaggacagagagagtcTCTCCTCAGAGCCGGTCCCATCTGTGATGGTCCCGGAGGACAGGTCcagctcacacactgtctccctGTTTCTGACCAGCCTGAACTTCCCCTGCGCTCCTGAGGTGACGTAGAAGAAGGAGAAGctgacagctccacctgcaCTCACTGACACTTCAGAGGCTCTGACAACGTCCAGCTGGGTCGGTGTCTCCTCACAGCTCAACTCGAACAGCCCGTTGTCGTTGAAGTTTATGTTCTTCAAGACCACCGACGCGTTCAGGTCGATCCTGTCCTCGTAGTGCTGACCCGGGATCCAAACACCGTCCCATCGAGCCACCAGAACAGTACGTGAAGAGTCCACTGGGTGCCACAGCTTGGCTCCCTTTTTCTGGCAGCTTGCAGTTTTTGTAAACTCAAAAGTGTCTCCTAGAATGACAAAGACACCTGAAATATTTGAGATCAGGctgaacagagagaagagaaggagagaagccatttctgtcctctgtggaagaagcagcagctctgatCACTGACTgatcactgactgactgactgactgtgcaGAGTTTATGAATGGGAAAAGGGGGGCGAGGCgcccagcctctctctctcagcctcgcGCGctcggcctctctctctctctctctctctctctctctctctctctctctctctctcagactcgcgcccagtctctctctctctctctctcagactcGCGCccagtctctgtctctctctctctctctctctgcgcaTGCGTGAGCGTGAGTGAAGTGGAGGTGAGGTCGGCGGAGACTTTTCCAAACTTTTCTACACTTTTTTTctgaatctttttctttttctttatatttctttttttctatttagtAAGATCAAATTGTTTAGCGATTTAAAAGTTAGAAATCGAGCCAGAAATTGGCGTTGAGGCGAGATGGCGTCCGCCGAGACGCCGTCTCTGTCCCTCCAACACGGCGTGAGGTTGGTCCCCGGGCCCGGGGTGCCGGTGGAGGTGGTGCTGCTGGCTGTGGGAGACGTGGTTGGACATGATCAGCTCGTCTATGCCTCCAGGATGAACAAGGCTGTGGTGGTGTTCGTGAAGGAGGACCGGTGTGTACATGAGCTGGTGGAGAGCGGGGTGACTATCGAGGAAATGTTTGTGCAGGTGTCTCCTCTGGCGGTGCCGTTTACCAGAGTCATCGTGTCCGGTGTCCCCCCATTCATCCCGAATGAAGTGCTGGAGAGGGAGCTACGGAGGTTTGGAAAGTTCGCCAGCGGGTTTAAAACTGTGGGTCTGGGCTGCAAAGACCCGAAACTAAAACATGTGATGTCTCTAAGAAGACAGATCTTCATGTTTCTGGAGACACAGAGTCTGGATGTGTCATTCAGAATAAAGCACGGTGATGGGTTCTACATGGTGTATGCCAGCGCAGGGTTAATGAAGTGTTTTGAGTGTGGTGATGTTGGACACAAGCGGGTGTTGTGTCCGCACCGGCAGATCGCGGTCGGCGCTGCCGCGCCAACGGCATCTGCCGCCCCGGCGGCACCGGCACCGGCCCTGGCGGCGGGGAGCGCCGGCGCTCCGCCGGCTGTTGGTGGCGTTGTCGCTGCGGTCGCAGCTCCCGTGTCGGATCACGGGGCCGGTGATAAATCTGTAGCGGCCTCAGATGCTCACGGAGTACCGGGCAGTCAGCTGCATGTTGTGGGTGACCGGGAGGATGCGGGGGCTACGGGGGCCGAGGTGATGGAGGCCGAGCCAGCTCACAGTGGGAAGGACTTATCCAATAGTCAAGTACTgagtgaggatgaggaggaggatgaggaagaatCTGATACTGGGCTCACTGGGGCTGAGAAGGGCCAGAACAGTGATATTTACACTCTGGAGGAAATTAATGATTTTCTAGACGACACGTTTGGTAAATCTGTGAAAGTGCAGGACTATTTTCAGGATACCAATAAATTTCTCAGAACCGCTGTAGTTCTGCAGAAGCGGGTTGGTTTTGAAgcattaaatgaaaagaaacgcTACCGGCTTAAAAAACATGTAACAGCGCTTAAAAAGGCTTCTCTGAAGAAGAGAAGCTcaaaaaaataagtatttgtCATGTATCACAGGGTGTTTCTGTTGGttcactgtctgctgctgctcttctctctctcttctgccaTGGATGGGCTCAGAGTGGCTTCTCTAAATATGAacggagggagggacagaaagaaaagagcagTCACTAAAGAACTGTTCCAACAAAAGAAGCTGGATGTAATTCTCCTGCAGGAAACACACTCGGACTCGGACAATGAGACTGAGTGGGCTCTGTGGACTGACGTCTCCTGTGTCTTAAGTCACGGATCTAATTTTAAAGGGGGGGTAGCCATTTGTATTTCCACAAAGTTGGATTTAAACATCTTGTCCTCTGTGGAGATTGTGAGAGGACGGGCCTTGGTGGTCGTGGTGGAGATAGAAAAGGttcccttttcttttattaatgtCTACGCCCCCAACTCAGGTGTGCTTTTCTTTGAGCAGCTGAGAGATGAACTGCTTATTTTAAGACTCAATAACATCATCATGGGTGGAGACTGGAACTGTACACTTCAGTTCCCCATGGACAGGATGAATATAGAGCCTCATCGAAAGTCTTCTGCTTCATTGAACAGTCTGGTGGGTCATCTGGATCTCTGCGACACCTGGAGACTACAGCATCCAGGTGACCGACAGTACACCTGGTTCAGAGTAAATGATAACACAGTGAGTGCAGCCAGATTAGATCGGATCTACATCTCACATAGCCTCAGACCAACACTCAGTGACAGCTCCATAACACCGGTAGGGTTCACAGATCACCACCTCATCACAGCAGTTTTcatctcctctcacacacaaagaACATCATCACATTGGCATTTCAATAACAAACTTCTGCAGGAGAAGGCTTTTTGTCAAAACTTTTCTCTCTTCTGGGAGAactggagaggaaagaagacTGCTTTTGAGTCTCCACGCAAGTGGTGGGAGATCGGCAAAGCACAAATCAGGGTGTTCTGTCAGCAGTACACGTCTCATTCCACAGCTAAAGCTAAAGCAGCCatagaaaaaatagaaacagaaataagGCAGTGCAAAGAACAGATTGAAGACCCTTTAAATAAGGAGATtgtaaaacagaagaaaagacaCTTGAGTGCTTTCTTACAGGAGAGGGTGAAGGGGGCACTGGTGAGGTCCCGTTTCATGGCTCTGAAAGACATGGACGCTCCTACTGCCTTCTTTTTTAACTTGGAAAAGAAGGAGGCAACAAAGAAACTAATGGCCTGTCTGCGTCTCCCAGACGGAAGGATGACGTCAGACCCAGGCCAGATGAGACAACACGCTGTGGATTTTTATTCCTCTTTGTTTAGGGCTGAGGAGTGTGACCAGCGCTGTGCTGCAGAACTTCTGCAGGGGCTTCCTCGGCTCAGCGATGGAGAGAGGGTCGACATGGACCGGGAGCTGAGCCTGTAGGAGCTGACCACCGCGGCCCAACAGCTCTCTAAAGGACGGGCTCCAGGATTAGATGGGCTGTCAGCTGATTTCTACCAGCAGTTCTGGGGCATGCTGGGTCCGGACCTGCACACAGTTTTTATGGATTGCTTTAAAAAAGGGGAGCTGCCAGCCTCGTGCCGGAGCGCAGTGGTTTCCTTACTGCCGAAGAAGGGAGATTTGGCCTCCCTAAAGAACTGGAGGCCTGTGGCACTTCTGTGCACAGACTATAAAATACTTTCCAGGGCTCTATCCAGCAGGCTGAGACTGAACATTGAAGTGATGGTGCACATGGATCAGAGCTACTGCATCCCAGGAAGAACCCTAATGGACAATCTCTTCCTGATGAGGGATGTAATCGACATGTGCAAAGTGTCAGACACAAACATTGGTATCTTGTCGTTGGATCAAGAGAAGGCTTTCGACAGGATTGATCACACTTatttgttcagtgtgttcagtgcaTTTGGTGTTGGGGATGTATTCACATCATGGGTGAAACTGCTTTATAATGGTGCAAGTTGTATGGTGAAGGTTGCAGGGGGGCTGAGTAAACGTTTTAAGGTTGAGAGAGGAATAAGGCAGGGCTGTCCCCTGTCTGGTCAGCTATATAGCCTTGCTATTGAACCCTTTCTAAgtaacatcaggaataaactaAAGTGATTTCATCTGCCCAACAGCCCTCTTAGCATGCCGCTTACATTAGCTGCTTATGCTGATGATGTCAACATCTTTATATCTGAGCAAGCTGACGTGAGTATTTTAAAAGAGAATATTAGCTTGTATGGCAGAGCTTCATCAGCCAAGGTCAACTGGGCAAAATGTGAGGCTCTGTACTGCGGCACAGCGAACAGCAGGATGCCCACTCTTCCATCGGGCCTTCAGTGGAAAACTAACGGGATGAAGGTGCTCGGGGTGTATCTGGGAGATCCAGATTTTGAAAAGCAGAACTGGGAGGGTGTAGTGGCGAAGGTGTGTGCTAGGTTGTCTAAATGGCATTGGCTGCTGCCTCAGCTGTCATATAGGGGACGAGTCCTGGTCATTAATAACTTGGTTGCTTCGACACTGTGGCACAGGCTGAAAGTCTTGTCTCCACCAGGGAGCCTCATCGATGACGTCCAGAAACACCTGGTGGACTTCTTTTGGACTGGGCAGCACTGGATTCCAGCTGCAGCTCTTTATCTGCCAGTGGAGGAAGGAGGACAGGGACTGGTGGGTGTAAGATCCAAAATGATGtccttcagactgcagactgtcCAGAGGCTGCTCTATCAGTGTGGTCTGCGGTGGCAGCAGACCGCAGAGCTGCTTCTGCAGAAGGTAAGCCGCCTGGGCTACGATAAGCAGCTGTTCCTCGTCCGGCTGGAGGAGGTGAATCTTACCGGGTCATCATCCTTCTACACCTCTGTTCTGGAGGCATGGAAGTGTCTGAAGCACACCAGGGACTCTGCTGCCTCACCTGGCAGGTGGCTCCTGGAGGAACCTCTGCTGCATAACAACTTGATAACATCTCAGACACTGTCCTCCTCCAGTCTGTGTTGTGCTCTGCAGAGAGCTGGCTGTGTCAAACTGGGACATCTGCTACACAGCGCAGAGACGTCTCTTCAGGGCTTAGTTCAGAAGATGGACATCAGGTCCTCCAGGATCCTGGACAGGATGGTGAAGGAGGTCCGTGCTTCCCTGCCGGGGCCCATGAGGGCCTACATTGAAAAACAAACCTGTGGTGAACAGTGGGAGAGT containing:
- the LOC115589249 gene encoding uncharacterized protein LOC115589249, encoding MASLLLFSLFSLISNISGVFVILGDTFEFTKTASCQKKGAKLWHPVDSSRTVLVARWDGVWIPGQHYEDRIDLNASVVLKNINFNDNGLFELSCEETPTQLDVVRASEVSVSAGGAVSFSFFYVTSGAQGKFRLVRNRETVCELDLSSGTITDGTGSEERLSLSSDWRRHGDLTPTLQRVKPEDQGDYFAYVEGKDGKRRSLSAWRIKVLDQDPGQTTATPGTADETTDTGTHLDPPLNGTTGERMETWTTVIITAAVTSVLWALCCFLVWRLKFCTPDVSPGPDGGELDLGLLTNGNPAGPQANGGPQVQNLIP